A single genomic interval of Coccidioides posadasii str. Silveira chromosome 1, complete sequence harbors:
- a CDS encoding uncharacterized protein (EggNog:ENOG410QDAW~COG:G~TransMembrane:12 (i38-59o79-101i108-126o138-159i166-185o197-220i241-263o275-294i306-324o330-350i362-384o396-417i)), which produces MLIMSDTPDSKNEVSSASIVAEEKSDAVPTFPDGGLKAWLAVAGAFSTMFCTFGYLSTFGVLESYYFSNLLRGSSHSEIAWIGSLQAFFMCTTGLVSGPLVDRYGTKMVLIPFSLLYVTSVMLTSLCKEYYQFLLAQGILGGFGIGMLYTPAISILGHYFQEKRDLAIGISSAGSPLGGIIFPIALNRFLQHTDIGFHWSVRIIGFIMLVLLSIACATLVPRISPRKGPHFLPAAFKKPVYSLQVVGYSVIFWGIYTPFFFLPAYATSHGVDVDWAFYIMPIYNSGSFMGRIVGSRLTLYLGRFNTLIGAIFISGVLEFCWLATSNLGGLVTFAVLFGISSGAIIGLFPTTVAMTAPQANQIGTYLGMMMGALGVFCLTGSPMMGAIVSSSGFTPAIAFSAALTMLGGIMILVARIFHSKEIVA; this is translated from the exons ATGTTAATCATGTCAGACACTCCAGATTCCAAGAACGAGGTCTCATCTGCCTCTATTGTGGCGGAGGAGAAGAGCGATGCCGTCCCAACGTTTCCGGATGGCGGGCTCAAGGCGTGGTTGGCGGTTGCAGGCGCCTTTAGCACTATGTTCTGCACTTTTGGATACCTGAGCACCTTTGG TGTACTGGAGTCATACTATTTCAGTAACCTTCTACGGGGCAGTTCCCACTCTGAGATTGCCTGGATTGGATCACTGCAAGCATTCTTTATGTGCACCACCGGTCTAGTGTCCGGGCCGCTGGTGGATCGATATGGAACAAAG ATGGTCCTAATACCGTTCTCTCTTCTATACGTCACCTCCGTGATGTTAACATCACTCTGCAAAGAGTATTATCAATTCCTTCTTGCCCAGGGTATCCTGGGTGGGTTTGGTATCGGGATGCTTTATACTCCTGCTATCTCAATCCTTGGTCACTATTTCCAAGAGAAGCGCGATCTTGCCATTGGCATTTCATCGGCCGGCTCGCCACTTGGGGGCATAATCTTCCCAATTGCTCTCAATCGCTTCCTCCAACATACGGACATTGGGTTCCACTGGTCCGTTCGAATCATCGGGTTTATTATGCTCGTCCTGCTCTCCATTGCGTGCGCGACCCTTGTACCACGTATCTCGCCGAGAAAGGGTCCGCATTTCCTTCCGGCCGCCTTCAAGAAGCCAGTTTACTCGCTGCAGGTGGTGGGCTATAGCGTTATTTTCTGGGGCATTTACACACCattctttttccttcccgCATATGCCACCTCCCATGGAGTCGATGTCGATTGGGCGTTTTATATCATGCCGATCTACAACTCCGGATCCTTCATGGGCCGAATCGTCGGTTCTAGGCTTACATTATACCTCGGGCGGTTTAACACTCTGATCGGAGCGATCTTCATCTCTGGAGTCCTGGAGTTCTGTTGGCTAGCAACGTCCAACCTTGGAGGTCTGGTGACTTTCGCAGTTCTCTTCGGGATATCTTCAGGGGCCATCATTGGATTATTCCCAACGACAGTGGCCATGACTGCTCCTCAGGCCAATCAAATCGGGACATATCTGGGTATGATGATGGGCGCGCTGGGAGTATTCTGCCTTACCGGCTCGCCGATGATGGGCGCCATTGTCAGCAGTTCTGGGTTCACGCCCGCCATTGCGTTTAGCGCCGCACTCACGATGCTTGGAGGAATTATGATATTGGTAGCGCGAATATTCCATTCCAAAGAGATAGTTGCATGA
- a CDS encoding uncharacterized protein (EggNog:ENOG410PT09~TransMembrane:1 (i38-59o)) translates to MGPVEFTPWHRNDIRALNDVKQTFSSWDSCMAKPYCKWPAIVGIVVGSLVVIGIAWCIISCLCCGYTCCKGCCSCCSCCGDGGGSSGGQRSKYADPPAAYPPPPAPNYGYQPSAPPVYDNPPPPTKNWSPVAQHAQFDVPTQKAVNEDALPHMPSWANATTRRVEDTSQDVEMNQLSPATGQAIGTAGRNHSGYYEVPSQPTSPHFAPDNAYRGTELAGTPASPSNIGIAQTQGFSNQPYRDRSPVHSTGGMFVDTTHPYSRSPNASPPPVQNAYAPYSPHGQQQSGYAAYSPSIPSSPPPPFSSTYGDNNNGRQTPTLLQAGRKPVENSWKDV, encoded by the exons ATGGGGCCAGTGGAATTCACGCCTTGGCATCGCAATGATATTCGAGCCCTAAATGACGTGAAACAGACTTTCTCGAGCTGGGACTCGTGTATGGCAAAGCCATATTGCAA ATGGCCTGCCATCGTCGGAATCGTCGTGGGATCCTTGGTCGTCATCGGTATCGCTTGGTGCATAATCAGTTGCCTGTGCTGCGGTTACACATGCTGTAAGGGCTGCTGCTCTTGCTGCTCCTGCTGCGGAGATGGTGGTGGCAGCAGTGGCGGACAGCGCTCCAAATACGCCGACCCGCCGGCTGCTTACCCACCTCCACCAGCTCCCAATTACGGGTACCAGCCTTCAGCTCCGCCCGTCTATGACAACCCCCCACCACCAACGAAGAACTGGAGCCCAGTTGCCCAGCATGCACAGTTTGACGTGCCGACACAGAAGGCGGTTAACGAAGATGCCTTGCCGCACATGCCAAGTTGGGCCAACGCCACAACGAGGAGAGTCGAGGATACATCGCAAGACGTCGAGATGAACCAGCTGAGCCCGGCCACGGGGCAGGCTATCGGCACCGCTGGTCGAAATCACTCCGGATACTACGAAGTCCCATCCCAGCCAACCTCTCCCCACTTCGCTCCAGACAACGCCTATCGCGGCACCGAGCTTGCAGGTACCCCAGCCAGCCCGTCGAACATCGGCATTGCCCAAACTCAGGGATTCAGCAATCAGCCGTATAGAGACCGCTCTCCCGTTCACAGCACAGGAGGAATGTTCGTTGACACTACCCATCCATATTCGCGGTCACCAAACGCTTCCCCTCCTCCGGTGCAGAATGCTTATGCGCCTTATTCTCCTCATGGCCAGCAGCAATCAGGTTACGCAGCGTATTCCCCGTCCATCCCGTCCTCCCCGCCGCCGCCATTCTCGTCAACGTATggtgataataataatggGCGGCAAACGCCAACTTTGCTGCAGGCTGGGAGGAAGCCGGTCGAAAATTCGTGGAAAGATGTCTAA
- a CDS encoding uncharacterized protein (EggNog:ENOG410PS24~COG:S~TransMembrane:1 (o27-50i)) has protein sequence MPALFSKRDCFTTPSGRLYCDSAWYSWARWVFLAILIASAFLLFFAFSCISARRRRSRGMQPYMGTGWAANMGPWGKPGDQRPAPQYQYQQPPPPQYTSGPYYGGYANNQAPGETSQQQTGIELQQPQHAYRGDGVYEPPSGPPPQKTI, from the exons ATGCCGGCTTTGTTTTCGAAGCGAGA CTGCTTCACCACACCGTCAGGGCGTCTGTACTGCGACTCTGCCTGGTATAGCTGGGCGCGTTGGGTCTTCTTAGCAATCCTTATTGCCAGTGCTTTTCTACTCTTCTTCGCCTTCTC ATGTATATCTGCCCGTCGACGACGCAGTAGGGGCATGCAACCCTACATGGGTACTGGCTGGGCTGCCAATATGGGCCCATGGGGCAAACCAGGAGACCAACGACCTGCTCCGCAGTATCAGTACCAACAGCCTCCTCCACCGCAATACACATCAGGGCCGTATTACGGAGGGTATGCCAACAACCAGGCCCCCGGCGAGACCAGCCAACAACAGACGGGGATCGAGCTGCAGCAACCACAGCATGCGTACCGGGGAGACGGAGTATATGAGCCTCCATCGGGACCTCCACCGCAAAAGACGATCTGA
- a CDS encoding uncharacterized protein (EggNog:ENOG410PI9F~COG:U~BUSCO:14462at33183), which yields MGSFFRSIYDWLLRMFWATEMDVTMVGLQNAGKSSLLRVLAGGEFTIDSIPTIGFNTKRVQKGHVTLKCWDLGGQPRFRPMWERYCRGVHAIVYIVDAADRDALPMATDELHELVSKPSLDGIPLLVLGNKSDLPDKLSVDELIEEMDLKSITRREVSCYGISAKEETNLDAVLHWLIGRSSK from the exons ATGGGAAGCTTCTTCAGAAGTATCTATGACTGGTTGCTCAGAATGTTCTG GGCGACCGAAATGGATGTTACGATGGTTGGTCTTCAGAACGCAGGAAAATCGTCGCTGTTGCGAGTTTTAGCG GGTGGTGAATTCACAATCGA CTCGATACCAACCATCGGGTTTAACACCAAGCGTGTGCAAAAAGGCCATGTAACGCTGAAGTG TTGGGACCTTGGTGGTCAACCAAGGTTTCGACCGATGTGGGAGAGGTACTGCCGTGGAGTGCATGCCATCGT GTATATCGTCGACGCGGCCGATAGGGATGCTTTGCCCATGGCGACAGATGAACTCCATGAGCTTGTCAGCAAGCCGTCTCTCGATGGAATCCCTCTTCTCGTTTTAGGCAACAAATCAGATCTGCCTGACAAGTTGTCAGTGGATGAATTGATCGAAGAGATGGACCTGAAGTCAATTACTCGGCGGGAAGTCAGTTGCTACGGCATCAGCgccaaagaagaaacaaaccTGGATGCAGTGCTGCATTGGTTGATTGGGCGTTCGAGCAAGTAA
- the ACR2 gene encoding DNA-directed RNA polymerase I subunit RPA2 (BUSCO:26329at4751~EggNog:ENOG410PFMF~COG:K~BUSCO:404at33183): MASSTKTDWTVQYDTLRRERLFRHPPKDHTAYPMLAAAVRPHIDSFNALFDDSKVMEAALKDIGTKTFLDGVPETPELRRQRREEGKRAPRRNRLSVRVTELFLEKAVLPASNKFTTRNREILPAECRERHATYRGRLRARLEFRVNNGDWKESVRELGQVPIMLRTNRCHLEKLTPYQLVERKEESEELGGYFIVNGNEKLIRMLIVSRRNFPMAIIRTSFTKRGASYTKFGVQIRSVRPDQTSQTNVLHYLSDGNVTFRFSWRKNEYLVPVVMILKALIETNDREIFERLIGREGSLGINNTFVTDRMELLLRTYKAYGVHSKSKCRAYLGEKFRYVLGMADNVSDEDVGTEFLRKIVLPHLGNQNVTEPQDNDKFNMILFMIRKLYTLVAGDCAPDNPDAVSNQEVLLGGFLYGMILKERLEEWLRSIGPLARDWSNRNLGALFTDPKFEKDFLGRIVARTNENLGGALEYFLSTGNLVSPTGLDLQQPSGYTIIAEKINFYRFISHFRMIHRGSFFAQLKTTTVRKLLPESWGFLCPVHTPDGSPCGLLNHLAHKCLIATSNLDVSGIPEILSTLGVGSESSSSLEESVAVLLDGRIVGYCAPKQARVIADTLRHWKVEGHPKIPTELEIGYVPNSNGGQYPGVYIFSQCARMYRPVKYLPLDKLDYVGPFEQPFMEIACVPSEITSGLSTHVEFDPTHILSILANMTPFSDFNQSPRNMYQCQMGKQAMGTPGTSIAYRTDNKLYRLQTGQTPIARPPLYNAYGLDNFPNGMNAVVAVISYTGYDMDDAMIINKSAHERGFGYGTIYKTKIYALDDKEARGRGKSRREITKLFGFAPGGLVKAEWRNHLGEDGLPHVGAKVAEGDIIAAWHTVQYDPAAETYLNVDKETHFLKYKDSEEGYIDSIRILGAETGNEACQAVSIKYRIPRKPVIGDKFSSRHGQKGVCSQLWPAVDMPFSESGIQPDVIINPHAFPSRMTIGMFVESLAGKAGALHGLAQDCTPFQFSEEYTAGDHFGEQLRKAGYNFHGNEPMYSGVTGREFAADIYIGVVYYQRLRHMVNDKFQVRTTGPVNAVTGQPVKGRAKGGGIRVGEMERDALLAHGAAFLLQDRLMNCSDSTRAWICRTCGSFLSTQVAVSQLLNPHKNPAMEAVVKSSSAAVARPTGGVSALGGLSGIVRCRRCAREAVFDDPRAEVWEDGSGKRFVGGDQTTVVVVPGVLKYLDVELAAMGVKMKFHVDN, encoded by the exons ATGGCCTCCTCTACAAAAACAGACTGGACCGTCCAGTACGACACTCTCAGACGAGAGCGTCTATTTAGACACCCGCCAAAGGACCACACCGCGTATCCGATGCTCGCTGCCGCCGTTCGACCGCATATCGATTCCTTCAATGCGCTCTTCGACGATAGCAAGGTTATGGAGGCTGCCCTGAAAGACATTGGCACAAAAACATTCCTCGACGGAGTCCCAGAGACACCGGAGCTGAGGAGGCAAAGAAGGGAAGAAGGAAAGCGAGCTCCGCGGAGGAATAGGCTCAGCGTTCGCGTCACAGAACTGTTTTTGGAGAAAGCAGTGTTGCCAGCGTCGAACAAGTTTACCACTCGGAACCGTGAAATCTTGCCGGCGGAATGCCGCGAGAGACATGCTACATATCGCGGCAGGTTGAGGGCTAGATTAGAATTCAGAGTGAACAATGGAGACTGGAAGGAATCGGTTCGGGAACTGGGCCAGGTCCCCATTATGTTAAGG ACAAACAGATGCCATTTGGAAAAGCTCACTCCGTATCAATTGGTTGAGCGCAAAGAAGAATCCGAGGAGTTGGGCGGGTACTTCATTGTCAATGGCAACGAGAAACTCATTCGAATGTTGATCGTATCGAGGAGAAACTTTCCGATGGCAATCATCCGAACGTCTTTCACAAAGCGCGGGGCGTCATATACAAAGTTTGGTGTGCAAATCCGATCCGTCAGACCTGATCAGACCTCCCAGACGAATGTTCTTCATTATCTTAGTGATGGGAATGTTACATTTAGATTTTCTTGGAGGAAGAACGAATACCTTGTTCCAGTTGTGATGATCCTGAAGGCTCTTATCGAGACGAATGACCGAGAGATCTTTGAGCGCCTGATTGGGAGAGAGGGCTCTTTGGGAATAAATAATACGTTCGTTACGGATCGGATGGAACTCCTATTGAGAACTTACAAAGCCTACGGTGTCCATTCGAAAAGCAAATGTCGAGCATACCTAGGTGAGAAGTTCCGGTATGTTTTAGGAATGGCGGATAACGTGTCGGACGAAGACGTTGGCACAGAATTTCTTCGCAAAATAGTTCTCCCCCATTTGGGAAACCAGAACGTAACGGAGCCCCAGGACAACGACAAGTTCAATATGATCCTTTTCATGATTCGCAAGCTTTACACCCTGGTGGCTGGGGATTGCGCGCCTGATAATCCTGATGCAGTTTCCAACCAGGAAGTTTTACTCGGTGGTTTCCTTTACGGAATGATCCTTAAAGAGCGCCTGGAGGAATGGCTACGATCAATTGGGCCTTTAGCACGAGACTGGAGTAACAGGAATCTAGGCGCGCTGTTCACTGATCCCAAATTTGAAAAGGATTTCCTAGGCCGCATTGTAGCCAGGACTAATGAAAATCTTGGTGGAGCTTTGGAGTATTTTCTATCCACTGGAAATCTTGTTAGCCCTACTGGTCTCGACCTTCAACAACCGTCAGGTTACACTATTATCGCCGAGAAGATTAATTTCTACCGTTTTATCAGCCATTTCCGAATGATTCACAGAGGTAGCTTCTTTGCGCAACTGAAAACCACAACCGTGCGAAAACTTTTACCGGAAAGTTGGGGTTTCTTATGCCCGGTCCATACCCCTGACGGTAGTCCTTGTGGCCTTCTTAACCACCTCGCGCACAAGTGCTTGATTGCAACAAGCAATTTGGATGTTTCTGGGATTCCGGAGATACTATCAACTCTCGGAGTCGGCTCAGAGTCATCATCCTCGCTGGAGGAGAGTGTTGCTGTGCTATTAGACGGCAGAATAGTTGGGTATTGTGCACCAAAACAGGCTCGGGTTATAGCGGATACTTTGAGACACTGGAAAGTGGAAGGTCACCCGAAGATTCCTACGGAGCTTGAAATTGGCTACGTTCCGAACTCTAACGGTGGTCAATACCCTGGCGTTTACATATTCTCCCAGTGTGCCAGAATGTACAGACCGGTGAAATATCTGCCGTTGGATAAGTTGGACTATGTCGGTCCATTTGAGCAACCGTTTATGGAGATTGCCTGTGTGCCGTCTGAGATCACTTCGGGGCTCTCTACGCATGTTGAATTCGATCCTACCCATATCCTCTCAATCCTCGCCAACATGACCCCGTTCTCTGATTTTAATCAATCTCCCCGTAATATGTACCAATGTCAGATGGGTAAACAAGCAATGGGTACGCCCGGGACATCGATAGCCTATCGAACAGACAACAAGCTTTACAGGCTACAAACGGGCCAGACACCAATCGCCCGGCCTCCGTTGTATAATGCCTATGGCCTGGACAATTTCCCCAACGGAATGAATGCTGTTGTGGCAGTCATTTCATATACAGGTTACGATATGGACGATGCTATGATTATCAACAAATCAGCCCACGAACGTGGCTTTGGATATGGAACCATCTACAAAACTAAAATTTACGCACTCGACGACAAAGAAGCGCGTGGTCGCGGTAAGTCAAGGCGCGAGATCACCAAGTTATTTGGGTTCGCACCGGGGGGTCTTGTCAAAGCCGAATGGCGCAATCACCTTGGCGAGGACGGTCTGCCTCATGTCGGAGCGAAGGTGGCGGAAGGTGACATTATCGCAGCATGGCATACAGTTCAGTATGACCCAGCGGCAGAAACCTATCTTAATGTGGACAAGGAGACGCACTTCCTCAAATACAAGGACTCCGAGGAAGGATACATAGACAGCATTCGAATCCTTGGGGCGGAGACAGGCAACGAAGCTTGCCAGGCGGTCAGCATCAAGTACCGCATTCCTCGTAAACCAGTCATTGGAGACAAATTCTCTTCTCGCCATGGTCAAAAGGGTGTCTGCTCTCAACTCTGGCCGGCTGTCGACATGCCTTTCTCCGAATCCGGTATTCAACCCGATGTTATCATCAACCCTCACGCTTTCCCTTCCCGTATGACAATCGGTATGTTCGTCGAGTCACTTGCCGGCAAAGCGGGCGCCCTTCACGGTCTCGCGCAGGATTGCACACCATTCCAATTCTCCGAAGAGTACACCGCAGGCGACCACTTCGGTGAACAGCTCCGCAAAGCAGGCTACAACTTCCACGGCAACGAGCCCATGTACTCCGGCGTCACTGGCCGCGAATTCGCTGCGGATATCTACATCGGCGTCGTCTACTACCAGAGACTTCGACACATGGTTAACGATAAATTCCAAGTGCGTACCACCGGTCCCGTCAACGCTGTGACAGGCCAACCCGTCAAAGGTCGTGCCAAGGGTGGTGGTATCCGTGTTGGAGAAATGGAACGTGATGCTCTTCTCGCACACGGTGCGGCGTTCTTGCTTCAGGACCGACTGATGAACTGTTCTGACTCGACGCGCGCATGGATATGTCGGACATGTGGCTCGTTCTTGTCTACACAGGTTGCCGTCTCTCAATTACTCAATCCACATAAGAACCCTGCCATGGAAGCGGTGGTGAAATCGTCCAGTGCGGCGGTTGCCAGACCTACGGGCGGTGTGAGCGCACTGGGTGGTCTGTCGGGGATAGTTCGATGTAGAAGGTGTGCCCGAGAAGCGGTGTTTGATGATCCCCGCGCCGAAGTGTGGGAAGATGGTTCGGGGAAGAGATTTGTTGGAGGGGATCAAACTACGGTTGTCGTGGTGCCGGGAGTGTTGAAGTATCTTGATGTTGAGCTAGCCGCTATGGGAGTGAAGATGAAGTTCCATGTTGATAATTAA
- the PRE2 gene encoding Proteasome subunit beta type-5 (BUSCO:349264at4751~EggNog:ENOG410PFGV~COG:O~MEROPS:MER0001516~BUSCO:10299at33183): MDAIVAQYSRPHYQEQAAIEQDDQEITTILPPLSLRFDLPPISQPASFLRAMTDDHANPECPIKIAHGTTTLAFRFQGGIIVATDSRATAGNWIASQTVKKVIEINNCLLGTMAGGAADCQYWLAYLGMLCRLHELRHKRRISVAAASKLLANLVYNYKGMGLSMGTMCAGVTPQEGPALYYIDSDGTRLAGNLFCVGSGQTFAYGVLDAEYRYDLTEEEALNLGRRSILAAMHRDAYSGGFVNLYHVKEDGWVKHGFNDMNPIFWKEKLETGEFSNVPMKLE, from the exons ATGGATGCCATAGTTGCCCAGTACTCTCGGCCGCACTACCAGGAGCAGGCCGCCATAGAGCAAGATGACCAGGAAATCACGACGATTCTCCCTCCCCTGTCACTGAGATTCGACTTACCTCCTATTTCTCAA CCCGCGTCATTCCTCCGAGCGATGACAGACGACCATGCCAATCCAGAGTGCCCAATCAAGATTGCCCACGGTACAACGACCCTCGCGTTCAGATTCCAAGGCGGAATTATCGTCGCCACAGACTCAAGAGCTACGGCGGGAAATTGGATTGCGAGTCAAACGGTGAAGAAGGTCATTGAGATCAATAACTGTTTGCTGGGAACCATGGCCGGTGGTGCCGCT GATTGCCAATACTGGCTCGCGTATCTTGGCATGCTCTGTCGTCTTCACGAACTCCGCCATAAACGTCGAATCTCCGTCGCCGCCGCTTCGAAACTCCTTGCCAACCTCGTTTACAACTACAAGGGGATGGGTCTCAGCATGGGCACGATGTGTGCTGGTGTAACGCCTCAAGAGGGCCCGGCCCTATACTACATCGATTCAGACGGAACCAGGCTGGCAGGTAACCTCTTCTGCGTTGGCTCCGGTCAGACTTTTGCCTATGGCGTCTTGGACGCGGAATACAGATACGATTTGACTGAGGAAGAGGCATTGAATCTCGGGCGTCGAAGCATTCTGGCTGCTATGCACCGTGATGCTTATTCTGGTGGCTTCGTCAATCTGTACCACGTCAAGGAAGACGGATGGGTGAAGCACGGTTTCAATGACATGAACCCTATTTTCTGGAAGGAGAAACTAGAGACTGGCGAGTTCTCCAATGTCCCGATGAAGCTGGAGTGA
- a CDS encoding uncharacterized protein (EggNog:ENOG410PJD9~COG:S~BUSCO:11964at33183) encodes MNRGKRAAPETRPRHRFTMATLRGERQPELSKKLFKMIKTENHVIDAYESAGRDRISVASQLSEWGESTGDAAISDISDKLGVVLAELGEQEDAYAQNLEDSRNILKHIRNTESSVQPARDHKTKLIDEIQRYKQRDPGSSKVTTLEQELVRAEAQVLVAEAQLTNMTRQKFKESYDMQLAATIERAEKQIILARHGRRILNLLDDTPLVPGEARRSYEGAEPGKQILEDAEQELRTWEPSVEPIRSSAHGVGPGMLPTHPREDADGDTYTNGGPEEMTYQKETRSANEPGGAGA; translated from the exons AT GAATCGTGGAAAGAGGGCGGCCCCGGAGACTCGTCCGAGGCACCGCTTCACCATGGCCACGCTCCGTGGGGAGCGACAGCCAGAGCTAAGCAAGAAGCTGTTTAAAATGATCAAGACAGAGAACCACGTTATCGACGCCTATGAATCCGCAGGACGCGATCGTATCTCAGTGGCCTCTCAATTGTCCGAGTGGGGGGAATCAACAGGAGATGCGGCGATTTCCGATATCTCGGATAAACTGGGCGTCGTCCTTGCAGAGCTTGGGGAGCAAGAAGATGCCTACGCCCAGAATCTGGAAGACTCGCGCAATATCTTGAAGCACATTCGAAACACAGAAAGCTCTGTCCAGCCGGCCCGTGACCACAAAACAAAGCTCATCGATGAAATTCAGAGGTACAAGCAGAGGGACCCTGGTAGCTCCAAGGTAACTACTCTGGAGCAGGAGCTTGTCAGGGCGGAGGCACAGGTGTTGGTTGCCGAAGCACAGTTGACGAATATG ACACGCCAAAAATTCAAAGAGTCATACGACATGCAGTTGGCAGCCACGATCGAGAGAGCCGAGAAGCAAATTATCCTAGCCCGCCACGGGCGCAGGATTCTGAACCTGCTCGATGACACTCCGCTGGTTCCGGGAGAAGCACGGAGGTCTTACGAAGGTGCGGAGCCAGGGAAGCAAATCCTTGAGGATGCAGAACAAGAGCTCCGGACGTGGGAGCCGAGTGTCGAACCGATCCGATCTTCCGCCCATGGAGTTGGCCCTGGAATGCTTCCGACTCATCCTCGGGAAGATGCGGACGGAGACACATATACCAACGGTGGACCAGAGGAAATGACGTACCAGAAAGAAACACGATCTGCTAATGAGCCAGGAGGAGCGGGGGCATAA